The Kribbella shirazensis genomic interval CACGCACCGAATGATCAATGTATGCACTGCCGCCTCGACTATGATTTCGAGCTACCGCAGGAGCTGATCAATGCCGCACGGGAGCGAGAACTCGTGCTTTTCACGGGGGCGGGCATAAGCACCGAAGTATCATCGGTGTTCCCGGAGACCGTCTATCAGATCATTCGATCCAAGGTTGATGCTCCCGAAGAAGAGACGCTTGATTTTCCGCAGGTAATGCAGCGCTACCAGGAGAAGTTCAGTCGTCAGGAGCTTGTTCGGTTAATCAAAAGAAAGTTTGACTACATCGACTCCTTCCCGCAACCACGTCACGAGGCTCGGAAATTTCATCGCGAGTTGGCGACAATGCCATACCTTCGTGACATTATCACCACGAACTGGGATACCTATTTCGAGGAAGAGGCGATGGCGACGCCATTCGTCAGCGGCGAAGATACAGCCTTGTATAACATGCCTGGCCGCCGCCTCTTCAAGATCCATGGTTCTATGACAAACCTAGCTTCATTGGTGATCACCCACGATGACTATGATCGCAAGCTAGAAGAGCTAAAGTCTAATGTTATGGGCGCATTTCTGAGACAGCTTCTTGCGACCAAAACGGTGGTCTTTGTCGGATATTCTCTCACCGATTGGAACTTTCAACGCCTGTACGAAGCGTTGCGTGAAGACATGAAGGCGTACGCGCCGAAAGCGTACATGATCTCCCCTTTTCCCAACCCAGAGGCAGAGAAGTTCAATCTAACCCTGCTTCAAACTAGTGCCTCTCCAAGAAACGTTGGGGTTGTAACCGTGTCGGGTTGACCGGTCCGCTGGTTGGTCTGAAGGCTGGCTGCCGGAGGTGGTCATGGCTCGACAGCCTGAGGTGTTCGTGCGCCAGCTCGAACCGGAGGAAGCGCAGCGTCTGGTGAAGATCACGCGAACCACGAAGGATCGGGTCCGGTTGCGTCGGGCCGGGGTCGTTCTGGCGTCGGCGCAGGGCAGGAGTGCGGCAGATGCGGCGGAGATGTTCGCGATGAAGCCGCAGTATGCGCGGGAGGTGATCCACGCGTTCAACGAGCAGGGGTTCGCGGCGCTGGACCCAAAATGGAGCGGGGGCCGGCCGGCGAGGTTCGGTCCCCCGGTTCGTGAAACGGTCTGCCGGATCGCCAAGACCCCACCGCAGCAACTGGCGCGCCCGTTCACCACGTGGAGCCTGTCGAAGCTGGTCGAGTACCTGGCTGAGCACAAGAGCATCCGGATCAGCACCGAGTCGGTTCGCCAGATCCTTCGCGCGGCAGGCGTCAGGTGGCAGGCGACCAAGACCTGGAAGGCCAGCAAGGACCCGGACTTCACCCAAAAGATGGCCCGCGTCCTGGACCTGTACGACCATCCGCCAGCCGACGGCCGGGTGATCTGTGTTGACGAGTTCGGTCCGCTGAACCTGCAGCCGCGCCCGGGCAGGGGCTGGTTTCCCATCGGACGCCCGGCTCGATTGCGGGCCACCTTCAACCGCACCGGCGGAATCCGGCACATGTTCGCCGCGCTGGATCTGGCCACCGGGCAGATGTTCTACCGGTTCCGCGACCGCAAACGCTTCACCGAGTTCCTCGGCTTCCTCAAGCAACTCCGCGCCCGGTTCCCGGCCGGCAGGCTGTACGTCGTGTGCGACAACTTCTCACCGCACAAGAAGACCGAGGTCGCCACCTGGTGCGCAGACAACCAGATCGAGTTGGTGTTCACGCCGAGCAACGCGTCCTGGCTGAACTGGATCGAGTGCGAGTTCACCGCCCTGCGGTACTTCACCCTCGACGGCAGCGACTACCCCAGCCACACCGCACAGGAGAACGCGATCGCCGGCTACATCCGCTGGAAGAACAAGCGAGCGCAAGCCAAGACACGCTTCGCCATCGACTCCAAGATCCGCCGACCGGATTACCTACCCAACGTTGCTTGATGAGGCACTAGCGGTGTCCACTTTCTACGGAAACTAAAGTCGAGCCTGCTCGGTCATTGCTTCCTTGCTGATGATGTCTATGACGTCGTCGATGACGTGGAAGAACAGTTGTGGGAAGCCAGAGAGGTTGTAGCTGGCGCGAACTTCAAAGAATACCCGGCTCTTCTGTATTGCTGGTCATATCAAGACGGGCTGCAAGATGCGCTGTACCGGATTGGTTTGCGACGAG includes:
- a CDS encoding SIR2 family protein gives rise to the protein MRFNEQGGPVAISSTTESTGHDDHHHHAPNDQCMHCRLDYDFELPQELINAARERELVLFTGAGISTEVSSVFPETVYQIIRSKVDAPEEETLDFPQVMQRYQEKFSRQELVRLIKRKFDYIDSFPQPRHEARKFHRELATMPYLRDIITTNWDTYFEEEAMATPFVSGEDTALYNMPGRRLFKIHGSMTNLASLVITHDDYDRKLEELKSNVMGAFLRQLLATKTVVFVGYSLTDWNFQRLYEALREDMKAYAPKAYMISPFPNPEAEKFNLTLLQTSASPRNVGVVTVSG
- a CDS encoding IS630 family transposase encodes the protein MARQPEVFVRQLEPEEAQRLVKITRTTKDRVRLRRAGVVLASAQGRSAADAAEMFAMKPQYAREVIHAFNEQGFAALDPKWSGGRPARFGPPVRETVCRIAKTPPQQLARPFTTWSLSKLVEYLAEHKSIRISTESVRQILRAAGVRWQATKTWKASKDPDFTQKMARVLDLYDHPPADGRVICVDEFGPLNLQPRPGRGWFPIGRPARLRATFNRTGGIRHMFAALDLATGQMFYRFRDRKRFTEFLGFLKQLRARFPAGRLYVVCDNFSPHKKTEVATWCADNQIELVFTPSNASWLNWIECEFTALRYFTLDGSDYPSHTAQENAIAGYIRWKNKRAQAKTRFAIDSKIRRPDYLPNVA